CGAAGTTGGTGATGCTGATGGTCGCGCCCTCGAGATTCGTATCATCGGCGTCGCTGATGGTCAACCCGTCGTCCACCGTAACGGGCCCATCGCCCTCGGTATAATTGACCGTGCTGCCGGTGGGTGTGACGACCGGAGCATCATTGACGGCGTTGATCGCCAGACTGGCCGTATCCGTGGCCGAAGAATAAGCCGTCGTTCCGCCGTTGGTGGAGGTATCGGTCAAAGCACCGTTGCTTCCGGAAGTTTGATCCCAGGCTCTGAAGGTAATGGCGCCGGCTATCAATCCGTTGTAGTTGGCATCCGGCTGGAAGTACAGACGGGTACTGCCGTCGGCGGCCAACAGACGGGCATTGGTATCCGTCACCGCCCCCAGGGCATTCCAGTTGGTCCCATTGTCGGTCGAGTAGTACCACGTCCCATTGGTCGTATCGGCAGCGGTAACGGCAATACCCAGTAATGCGCCGCTGTCAGCATCGGTAACATTATCCACCTGTCCGGAAGGAGAGGCAAAGTCCACCAAACCGGAGACTAAGGTGCCTACCGCTCCAGAGGGCGCTCCGGAGTCTTCATTCTCAGCGGTAAGGGCAGGGTTCTTGGTGTCGTCCAGGACGGGTGCGGTATTTGAGGCGGCGCTGATGGTGACGGTGATGCTGCCCGTGGCGCCAAGAGCCCCGCCCGTACCCTGCGCACCCGTATTGTTGTCATTGAAAGTCCAATCGACTTTAACCGAGGCGGGCGGCGTACCACTGCTGTTGGCGTAGGTAATGGATTGCAGCGTGGAGTTGACATACGACTGCGTGGCACTGGCGTTGAAGGTCAGCACCAGGGTGCCGCCGCTGTTGGTCGTGACCGTGCCGATGGTGACGCCCGAGAGGACGAGGTTGCCGCCCTCGGTCAAGGCGGACAGGGCGCCGGAATGGCCGTAGACATCATCCGCGTTGGTCCCGCCGTTGCGGACGATGGTAAGAGTAGCCCCGGCATAATTGCCGGCGGCGGCCAGTTCGGCATCGAGCACCTGGACATCGTCGTCGAACACCACCGCGCCACCACCTTGGATGAAGGTCGGAGTGTCGTCAAGGCAGTTCATCGATCCCCATGAAGTATCAAACTCGCCGTCTGAGGCGTAGCGAACGAGAACGAAATCGGTGTTGCCCGCAACGGGAATGGAGCCCGCCGCGACGATCTTTCCACTGGATTGAATCGCTACAGCATTAACGCTATCCGAGGCCGTTCCCAGATTGGTCGTGAGCTTCCCGTCGCCTGAGAACGTCGTGTCGAGCGAGCCGTCCGTGTTGTAACGCGCCAGAGCGATGTCATAGACGAGGGACGCGGACATCGAGTTCCCCACGGCCACAATCTTGCCGTCGGACTGGATCGCGATGCTTTTGAGCTGATCGAGCACTCCGCCGCAGTCGGTCGTGAGCAGTCCGTCGCCTGAAAATGTGATGTCGAGCGAGCCGTCCGTGTTGTACCGTGCCACGGCAAAGTCATCCGAGCCGCTCAGATTGCTGGACCCGCCGACCACGATCTTGCCGTCCGCCTGGATCGCCATGCTCTGAACCTGATCAGCGGATGATCCGCCAAAACCGGTCGTGACGATACCGTCGCCGGAGAACGTGGTGTCGAGCGAGCCGTCCGTGTTGTAACGCACCAGAGCGAAGTCATAGTTGCTGCCGTTATAGCTGTATCCCGCCGCGACGATCTTGCCGTCCGCCTGGATCGCCATGCCATAGGCGGCGTCAGCGCCTGTGCCGATCGCGGTCGTGAGCAGTCCGTCGCCTGAAAAGGAGGTGTCGAGCGAGCCGTCCGTGTTGTAGCGAGCCAGGGCAAAGTCGTTGGTGCCGCCCAGATTGCTGTACCCGGCGACCACAATCTTGCCGTCCGCCTGGATCGCCACGCTTTTGACCTGATCGGCGGATGACCCGCCAAAACCGGTCGTGACGATACCGTCGCCGGAGAACGTGGTGTCGAGCGAGCCGTCCGAGTTGTAACGCACCAGGGCGAAGTCATCGTTGCTGCCGTTATAGCTGTATCCCGCGGCGACGATCTTGCCGTCCGCCTGGATCGCCATGCTGTAGGCGATATCGGTATTCGGACTGATGGCCGTGGTGAGAACGCCGTCGCCGGAGAACGTGGTGTCGAGAAAACCGTCTGCGCTATACCGCGCCAGGCCAAAATCACCACTGCCACCCCCCGCGGCGAGTAATTTGCCGTCGGCTTGAACCGCAAGAGTGGATGCGGTGTCGGCGCCGGATCCAACCGGAGTGGTAACGATGCCATTGCCGCCGGTGCCGAAGACGGGCGAGTCGTTGACGGCCGTCACCGTAATGTTACGGGTCGCGGCGGAACTTGTCTTGCCGGCGGCATCGGTGATTTGGAAGCTTACCGTCCGGGTTGCCGTGTTCGGGGCGTCGCTTGTATTGGTGTAGGTTACCGATCGCAATGCCGTTTGATAATTGGCGCGAGTCGCGGTGCCCGAGAGCGTCAAGACGCCGGTCGAGGCGTTCCAACTGCCGGTGATGCCCGACTGATTCGTGAATGCCAATACGTCCTGCCCATTGACGTAGCCGGCGGAGATCGTCACGGTGGCTCCGGTATCATCGGCATCACCGCCGCTCACCGTCAGCCCCGAATCCACCTGGGTTTTATTGTTCTCGGTGTAGCTCAGCGCCGTGACGGTCGTAGTCAACGATGGGGGACCCGCCAAAAACCACCGATATCCGGCCAACTCCTGGAAGTCAAGCGGCACGGCCAGACCGGCGGCCAATTCCTGTTGGGCGCCCACGGAAGCGACTTCAAGAGTCCAGTCGCCGCCCGCTCCAGTAATATCGTTGGAAGCGAAGACATCGGCGCCGGTCCAGGCGGCCAGATGATTGAGCAGGACCTGTCCGCCACCGGAAGGGTCGCCTGTATTGCAGCCGAAGACGTAGATATTGCCGCCCGGCGCGAACACCTTGCCCAATTCCCGCCAAACCGCCTGTTGCTCACCGACGGTATTGCCGGTGATCCACTGGTTGCCAAGCGTGAACTCCCCGGGGTTTCCATGGGAGAGAATGGTAAGAGAGCCGATCGCTTCGTGCCTCCCGGCTGCGGTCGCGATAACGCGGTTCAGCACCTGGGTGGACGTGTCAAACAGACTGTTGTACTCAATCACCACGGACTTGCCGTCAACCGACTGAAACAGGAGTTCACGGTCATTCAGGCTGTTGTCGATCAGTACGACGTCGAGTCCCGCCTGATGCGAAATCGAATTGGGAGTTGCCGCGGTGAAGGCTGTGGTACCGGTTGGCAGTGGAATCGGCAATGCTTCCGCACTGGACAATAGATCGATCGTTGAACCGCTATCCCCACGGCAGAGAACCGGGGGCGTATCTCCAACGACCATTTCAACCAATGGCCGATGAAGGGGAAGAGTCTCGTCCACGGCGCCAACGCCCCAGCCCGCCGACAGCAGGATCCGACGTTCAAGACTCTCAAAAAACATCTCGACCTCAGCACCAAATACAACGGCCATCGCCTCGGAGTACGTCCAGGTGCCTGATTCTGCGCCGTTCGAACGCCGGGAATAAGAGTGGATCCGCTCACGGGAACCACATGCTGCCGTCCCCTTCCTCTTGTCGGTCCTCACGTTGGTCAGCCGCGGCAGCACAGACTATCCGCCGGCTGATGAGTCTTTCGACTATCCACGCACCCCCCCTTACATTCTCAGAATAATATACGTTTGGATTTTAGGGTTTTGAGTAATCGCCAAGAACGGGCTGGGTCGCCGACAGGGACGAGGCCGTCAGGGACCTTTTATAGGGCTCTAGTAGCCGCGAAGTTTTCCTACCACAGTGTAACTGGTGGAAGAAAAATGCAGCTAATGGCGCCGTCCACGCTATATGCCATCATCACTTTGAAAGACACTTGGGAACCTTCATTAATGCCGATAATCTGGAGGATGCAACAGCCACCCGCCAGACGTTCCTTACCGTCTGAGCGCTGGCGAACGGCGATGGTCGTGAGGCGATGGCTGGACGGATCGTTTGCGGACACTTGGGCTAATCCGCTTGAAATCGGCGTTGCTTGCCGATAGAGTATGATGCACGATGCGTCAGAAGCGGAATTGACCACGGCCGGTCGACCCATAAGCCTTTTGGCGACAGCAGCTTGGAGAGGTGTCCGAGTGGCTGAAGGAGACGGTTTCGAAAACCGTTGTGCCCTTAAGTGGGTACCGGGGGTTCGAATCCCCCCCTCTCCGTTCCAGGCCGCGTGAGCCGTCGCGCGGCCCTTGGTTTTTTTGGGGCGGGTCAGACGGCGCGGGTGTAGACGACCTTGTCGTCGCCCGTGGCGTAGAAATCGGGTAATCGGGCGGCTTGGCGATAGCCGCGGGTCAGGTAGAATCGCCGGGTGGGGCGGTACGACGGGCGGCCCGAGGTCTCGACCACGGCGAGTCGCCCGCCGGCTTGGCGGATGCGATCCTCGGCGAATGCCATCAGCCGCGTACCGACGCCGCGGGCCTGCGTGCGGGGTGAAACGGCGATCCAGTAGATATCATAGGTGCCCAGCGTGCAGGGCGTCGGTCCGTAGCACACCCAGCCGATGGCCCGGCCGTCCTGTTCGGCGGTGAAGGACTGATAGTGGCCCCGCGGCCCTTTGGCGATCGCCTCGTCGAGCACCTCGCGGGCGATCTCCAGTTCGTCGGGCCGGAAAAACGCGGTAGCCTCGAGCAGTTCGAGAATGTCCGCGCGGTCGCGGGATTCGGTGTGCCGGATCGGGACGGAAGGATCGTCGAGATTCACAGCCGCCTTCGGCCGGATCGCCCGGTCGGCGGCGGACTCGATTGTCGACGAGACGAACTGGTGGTACGGGACGCCGGCGGCGGCGAGCGCGGCGGCGAAGCCGGCGTCGGGCGCGATGTCCGGGTTGGGATTGACCTCGAGCACGAACAGGCGGCCCTCATCATCCATGCGGAAATCCACCCGGGCATAGTCGCGGCAGCCAAGGGCCGACCAGGCCTGCAGGGCGGTCCGGCGAACGAGCTGGGCGTCGGACTCCTCGAGCGGAGCGGGGATGATCCGCGGCGTGTGGTTGAACTCGAACGAATCGGCCAGCCACTTGGCGGCGTAGTCCACGATCCGCGGCCGCTCGGTTCCGAACGCGGAGAAATCGATCTCCGCCAGCGGCAGAACCGTCGCTCCCTCCGGGCCCTGGATCACCGAGACGTTCAGCTCCCGCTGGCCGACCAGTTGTTCGACGATCGCGGTCTGGCCGAACTGGCGGTGGATGCGGTTGACCGCCTCTTCGAGGGCAGGCCCGCCGGCCCGCACGATTGATCGGCGGGCGTCGATGCCCTCGCTGGCGTCGGAGGCGGCGGGTTTGACCAGCCACGGCCCGGGCGGCAGCGCCGAGGCGTCGATCGGTTCGCCCGGTACGACCGCGATCCCGGCCGGCACGGGCAGGCCCGCCTCCGCCAGGATCGCCTTGCTGCGGACCTTGTCCAGCGCTTGCAGCAGGCTTTGCGTGTCGTTGCCGGTGCAGCCCTTGCCGTAGGCTTCGCAGATCGCAGGCGCCAGCGAGGCGTCCATCGCCCGGCCGGGCAATTCCTCGACCAGGTTGAACACGATCGGCTCATCCGCGCGGGACAGCAGTTCCGGCAGCTCCGCCAGCTCGCGCAGCGGGCGGACGCGGTGCGGAACGCCCAGTGTCTCCATCGCGGCGACGACCGCCCGGACTTCCTCGAGCACGCCGGCGTCGCTTTCGTGGACGGAAAAGGCCTCGCCGTCGGATGAAACCTGGCGGGGCAGATTATGAAGCAGCAGAACGCTTTCGCACGGCCGTGGCATCGGAACTCCTGTTGCGCGCCAACGCGCTGGTGATGATGGAACCGATCAGTTCGGCGTAGGGCATGCCCTCCTGCGTCGCGATCATCGGCAGGTCCGAGTGGCTCGGGTGCAGGCCGGGCAGCGGGTTGACCTCCATGAAGCACGGCTGACCGCTGCGGTCGAGTCGGATATCAACCCGTCCGGCGTCGCGGCATTCCAGCGCCAGGTACGACTGCAGCGCCAGCGTCTCGACCCGCTCGCGAAGCGGACCCTTTTCCATCGGAAAGTAACGGACGAGCTGTTCGCAGCGTTCCTTGGAGTCGTAGGAGTAGATTCCGCCCTGCGACGGATCGCGCAGCTCGATCTCCATCGTGCCCAGCACGCGGGCGTCGCGCCCGGTGCCCAGAACGCCGACGGTGACTTCCCGGCCGGGCAGGAACTCCTCGATGAGCACCGGCTGATGATACCGCAGCAGCAGTTCGCGGACCCGCCGCTTAAGCTGCTCGGCGTCGTCGATGCGCGAACGTTCATCGATACCCTTGCCCGTGCCTTCGCAGAGCGGCTTGACGAACAGCGGATAGGCCAGCTCCACGCCGGCCAGGTCACCCGGCTCGCGGGCCACCGCGAACCCGGCGGTCAGCAGGCCGGCGTCGCGGACCAGCCGCTTGGCCACCGCCTTATCGAGTGTGGCGGCGCAGACCAGCGGATCGGAAAAGGTGTAGGGCGCCTGATGGAGTTCGAGGATGGCCGGCACCTGGGCTTCGCGGCTTCGCCCGAAAAGGCCTTCGGCGATGTTGAACACCAGGTCCCACCGTTGGCCGTCGCTCAGCCGGCGGCACAGCGACCAGGCGCTGCCGATCCGGTCGGTCCGGTAGCCCAGGCTGCGGATCGTGGCGTCAAGGGCGTCGATCGTCTCGTGCGAGTCGAACTCGGCGACGGTCTGTTCGTCGAAGCCCTTTTCCAAGTAGTCGTTTCGCAGGTCGTAGGTCAGTCCGATGGTCAGGCTCATGATGGCCTCCCTTGGAATACGGTGATGGAGGTGGCGGATCGTTCGGTCAGTCCGCGGCCGAGGCCTCGGAAGAACGCGGCCCCGCCCCGCCGCAGGTTGCTCAGGCTGTAACCGCCTTCCTGGACGACCAGGACGGGCACGCCCAGCGTCATGATCCGCCGGCCGATGGCCTCCATCGCCCGCAGCGTCAGCCCGAACGAGCCGGTGGGATCGCCGCGCATGGTGTCAAAGCCGACGGAAACGACCAGGACGGTTGGCTTGTATTTGCCGATCGCCTCGAGGGCCTTCTCGACCGTATCGAGGTAGACCTGGTCGCCGGCATTTTCGGGCAGCGGGAAGTTGCGGTTAAAGCCCTTGCCCGGTCCTTCGCCGACTTCGTCGGCGAATCCGGAGAAGTACGGATAGGCGAAGTTGGGATGCCCGTGGATCGAGACGGTCAGCACGTCGTCGCGGGACCAGAAGATGTCCTGCGTGCCGTTGCCGTGGTGGAAATCGATATCGAGCGTGGCGACGCGGCCGTGCTTGCTGAGGCGGTTGGCGGCGATGGCCGCGTTGTTGAAGTAGCAGAACCCGCCGAACGCCCGCCGCTGGGCGTGATGGCCCGGCGGCCGGCACAGGGCGTAGACGATCGGCCGGCCGCGCAGCAGCTCCTCCGTGGCGGTCAGCGCCACGTTGACCGCCGCCCGGGCGGCGCGGTACGCGTTCTGGTCCAGCGGCGTGAAGGTGTCGATGCAGTAGTATCCGGCCCGGATCGAAAGATCCTTGGGTTTGACGTTGGCCCGCCGGAGCGGAAAGACGTACGGGTACACCGGCCGTCGCGGCGCGAGCTTTTCGCAGACGTTCCGCAGGTAGTTGACGAAGTCGCTGTCGTGGACCTCCTTGATCACGTCCTCGCCGAACGGCCGCGGCGGAATCTCATCGAACAGGACGGCGGACCGTATTCCCGCCCGCAACGTCTCGACGCGCACCGGCCGCTCCACGTAGCCGCGCTCGCGGACGTGGTGGATCCGATGGTGTTCCGAGACGACCAGGGCCAGGTTCTTCTGGAGGTGCCCGTTGACCAGCGCCGTCTTCGGCTCGACCTTCAGGTACCGCGGTTCGCGAAAACGCACCGGATCGTCGACGAACGACTCCACCACCCGCTCGATGTAGTCCGGTCCGACCAGATGGCTGTACTTTCGCTGCAGGATCAGCCGGACCGCGGCCCGGCACTCCGAGCGGCGCAGCGAACCCTTGCGGCCCAGCGGATCGAACAGCAGAAACGGGGCCGGCGGCTCGCCGATCGGCGTCTCGTACTCCGTACCGACCACCGGCCGCACGCCGTAGCGCTCGTAAAACCGCAGGCGGGCCTGGTTCTCCTTCAGCCTGGCCGGATCGGCCACCTGCTGCGGGTCGTCGGGCAACGCCTCCATGTACAGCCCGCGCGAGCCGAGCTCGCGCAGGTGCTCGCGGGTCGCCTCGTACAACGCGCTGCCCAGGCCGCCGCCCCGGATCGTCCCGCGCACCGCGATGAAGTCCAGCAGCGAGCTGTTGACCTCGGGAAAGTGCAGGACCAGCGAGAATCCGGTGACCCGGTTGGCCGCCTGCTCGGAGACCAGCAGAACCGCCCGATAGCCGTACTTGAACGGCGAATCCAGCATGTCGGGGATCTTGCCGGCGTAGTCGGCGACCTCGCCGAAGTGCTGGACGAAAATCTCCCGGACCTGCTCGATCTGCTCCCGGTCGGACGGCAGGACCGTGCTGTAGATCCGGCGGATGCGTATCATCCT
The sequence above is drawn from the Phycisphaerae bacterium genome and encodes:
- a CDS encoding GNAT family N-acetyltransferase is translated as MPRPCESVLLLHNLPRQVSSDGEAFSVHESDAGVLEEVRAVVAAMETLGVPHRVRPLRELAELPELLSRADEPIVFNLVEELPGRAMDASLAPAICEAYGKGCTGNDTQSLLQALDKVRSKAILAEAGLPVPAGIAVVPGEPIDASALPPGPWLVKPAASDASEGIDARRSIVRAGGPALEEAVNRIHRQFGQTAIVEQLVGQRELNVSVIQGPEGATVLPLAEIDFSAFGTERPRIVDYAAKWLADSFEFNHTPRIIPAPLEESDAQLVRRTALQAWSALGCRDYARVDFRMDDEGRLFVLEVNPNPDIAPDAGFAAALAAAGVPYHQFVSSTIESAADRAIRPKAAVNLDDPSVPIRHTESRDRADILELLEATAFFRPDELEIAREVLDEAIAKGPRGHYQSFTAEQDGRAIGWVCYGPTPCTLGTYDIYWIAVSPRTQARGVGTRLMAFAEDRIRQAGGRLAVVETSGRPSYRPTRRFYLTRGYRQAARLPDFYATGDDKVVYTRAV
- a CDS encoding D-alanine--D-alanine ligase, coding for MTIGLTYDLRNDYLEKGFDEQTVAEFDSHETIDALDATIRSLGYRTDRIGSAWSLCRRLSDGQRWDLVFNIAEGLFGRSREAQVPAILELHQAPYTFSDPLVCAATLDKAVAKRLVRDAGLLTAGFAVAREPGDLAGVELAYPLFVKPLCEGTGKGIDERSRIDDAEQLKRRVRELLLRYHQPVLIEEFLPGREVTVGVLGTGRDARVLGTMEIELRDPSQGGIYSYDSKERCEQLVRYFPMEKGPLRERVETLALQSYLALECRDAGRVDIRLDRSGQPCFMEVNPLPGLHPSHSDLPMIATQEGMPYAELIGSIITSALARNRSSDATAVRKRSAAS
- a CDS encoding histone deacetylase family protein; translation: MIRIRRIYSTVLPSDREQIEQVREIFVQHFGEVADYAGKIPDMLDSPFKYGYRAVLLVSEQAANRVTGFSLVLHFPEVNSSLLDFIAVRGTIRGGGLGSALYEATREHLRELGSRGLYMEALPDDPQQVADPARLKENQARLRFYERYGVRPVVGTEYETPIGEPPAPFLLFDPLGRKGSLRRSECRAAVRLILQRKYSHLVGPDYIERVVESFVDDPVRFREPRYLKVEPKTALVNGHLQKNLALVVSEHHRIHHVRERGYVERPVRVETLRAGIRSAVLFDEIPPRPFGEDVIKEVHDSDFVNYLRNVCEKLAPRRPVYPYVFPLRRANVKPKDLSIRAGYYCIDTFTPLDQNAYRAARAAVNVALTATEELLRGRPIVYALCRPPGHHAQRRAFGGFCYFNNAAIAANRLSKHGRVATLDIDFHHGNGTQDIFWSRDDVLTVSIHGHPNFAYPYFSGFADEVGEGPGKGFNRNFPLPENAGDQVYLDTVEKALEAIGKYKPTVLVVSVGFDTMRGDPTGSFGLTLRAMEAIGRRIMTLGVPVLVVQEGGYSLSNLRRGGAAFFRGLGRGLTERSATSITVFQGRPS
- a CDS encoding DUF4347 domain-containing protein; protein product: MAVVFGAEVEMFFESLERRILLSAGWGVGAVDETLPLHRPLVEMVVGDTPPVLCRGDSGSTIDLLSSAEALPIPLPTGTTAFTAATPNSISHQAGLDVVLIDNSLNDRELLFQSVDGKSVVIEYNSLFDTSTQVLNRVIATAAGRHEAIGSLTILSHGNPGEFTLGNQWITGNTVGEQQAVWRELGKVFAPGGNIYVFGCNTGDPSGGGQVLLNHLAAWTGADVFASNDITGAGGDWTLEVASVGAQQELAAGLAVPLDFQELAGYRWFLAGPPSLTTTVTALSYTENNKTQVDSGLTVSGGDADDTGATVTISAGYVNGQDVLAFTNQSGITGSWNASTGVLTLSGTATRANYQTALRSVTYTNTSDAPNTATRTVSFQITDAAGKTSSAATRNITVTAVNDSPVFGTGGNGIVTTPVGSGADTASTLAVQADGKLLAAGGGSGDFGLARYSADGFLDTTFSGDGVLTTAISPNTDIAYSMAIQADGKIVAAGYSYNGSNDDFALVRYNSDGSLDTTFSGDGIVTTGFGGSSADQVKSVAIQADGKIVVAGYSNLGGTNDFALARYNTDGSLDTSFSGDGLLTTAIGTGADAAYGMAIQADGKIVAAGYSYNGSNYDFALVRYNTDGSLDTTFSGDGIVTTGFGGSSADQVQSMAIQADGKIVVGGSSNLSGSDDFAVARYNTDGSLDITFSGDGLLTTDCGGVLDQLKSIAIQSDGKIVAVGNSMSASLVYDIALARYNTDGSLDTTFSGDGKLTTNLGTASDSVNAVAIQSSGKIVAAGSIPVAGNTDFVLVRYASDGEFDTSWGSMNCLDDTPTFIQGGGAVVFDDDVQVLDAELAAAGNYAGATLTIVRNGGTNADDVYGHSGALSALTEGGNLVLSGVTIGTVTTNSGGTLVLTFNASATQSYVNSTLQSITYANSSGTPPASVKVDWTFNDNNTGAQGTGGALGATGSITVTISAASNTAPVLDDTKNPALTAENEDSGAPSGAVGTLVSGLVDFASPSGQVDNVTDADSGALLGIAVTAADTTNGTWYYSTDNGTNWNALGAVTDTNARLLAADGSTRLYFQPDANYNGLIAGAITFRAWDQTSGSNGALTDTSTNGGTTAYSSATDTASLAINAVNDAPVVTPTGSTVNYTEGDGPVTVDDGLTISDADDTNLEGATISITNF